A window of Streptomyces sp. Je 1-332 genomic DNA:
ACCGCCGGGCACGTGGGCGCTCCGGTACTGCGGTCGGGCCGACGCCTGCCTGTCGTCGTGTTCTCGCACGGCGCGCACAGCCACCAGGGCGACCACACCATCATGGTCCAGGAGCTGGCCAGCCGCGGCTTCGCGGTGGTGACGGTGGCTCACCAGTACGACACCTACACCGAGTTCCCCGACGGCAAGGTCGCCGTCCCGCTCCGTGATCCGAAGGCGCCGACGCTCCCCGGAGACTTCGCCGCTGACCTGCGCTTCGTCCTCGACTGCGTCGAGCAGCTCGCCGCGGGGCACAACCCGGACGCCGACCGGCGCGAGCTGCCCGCCCGGCTGCTCGGCTCCCTCGACCCCCGGCGCGTGGGCGCGTTCGGCTGGTCGAAGGGCGGGACGGCCACCGCCTGCGCCATGCTCGCGGACGACCGCATCCGGGCCGGTCTGAGCCTCGACGGTCCCATGCAGATGAATCCGCCGCTCGCCGGTGACCTGGACCGGCCGTTCATGATGATGTCCGCCGAGTTCACCCGGGCCACGGACCCCGAGGTCGCCGCGTTCTGGTCACATCTGCGGGGCTGGCGGCTGGACATCCGGGCCCGGGGCGCCGCCCATATCTCGTACGGCGACAATGAGGCGCTGTTCGCCCAGGTGGCGAAGCGGTTCGGGTGGAGCGAGCAGCAGCTCCAGGACGTGATCGGCACCCTCGATCCCGGCCAGGCGGTGAAGATCCAGCAGGCGTACCCGCTCGCATTCTTCGACGAACACCTGCGCCACCGCCGGGGGCACCTGCTCGACGGGCCGTCCCCGGCCTTTCCCGCCGTGACGTTCCTCCCTTGAGGAAGCGGGACGACTGGGCCGAGTTCTATTTGAACCGCCTCGGCCAAGCTGCGCACCGCGGGGCCCCGCCCGCGCCCTCGGCATCGACATCATCGTCGCCGTCTCATGGCAGCGAGCAGCCGCCGGAGGCTGTGCCGCCGACGCGCCAGAGGGCAGCCGCCGTACTTCACCGCAACATCCGATCCATGAACCAGGGACACCAACATGAGATTCGACAACCACCGCGTGGTCATCACCGCCGCCGGCCGCGATTTCGGACGCACTTTGGCCATTCGTCTCGCGGACCTCGGCGCCGAGGTCTTCCTCTCCGCGCGCACTCTCGACGCTGCAGAGCGGGTCCGCGACGAGATGCGCGACCGAGGGCACCACCAGGTACACGCCTTCGCCTGCGACCTGACGCAAGCCGCCTCGATCCGCGACTTCGCTGCGGGCGTCGCCCGGCACACCAACCGCATCGACGTGCTGATCAACAACGGCTCCCGCTACCTCGATGGCCCAGACCTCCTGACCGCCTCGGACACCGACGTCGTCGACACCATCGCGTCCGGCGCCACCGGCACCGTACTGACCGTGAAGAACTTCCTCCCTCTCCTGCTCAACTCGGACAAGCCGGATGTGGTGACCATGGTCTCCGCCTGCGGAACAGCCGGCCATCACCGCTCGGACGCACACGACGCCTTCTACGCCGCCAAGAGCGCACAGGCGGGGTTCGCCGAGATCCTCTCCAAGCGCCTGCGACCGCAGGGGGTCCGGGTGATCTCCCTCTATCCGCCCGACTTCGACAACCCCGACCCGCTCTCCGATGAGTGGGAGACGACACCGCGTGAGGCCAAGGACGCCCTCACCGCGCAGTCACTCGTGGAGTGCGTCCTCTTCGCAGTCGCCCAGCCCCGAGACTGCTTCATCAAGGCGTTCCACTTCGAACAGGTCTGATTGATGGGCCGATTGGGGGTAGCGCGCCTTCACGCACTGACTGTACGGAACCCGCAGTTGCCGCTGCTGGAGGCGGGGGTGTTGGCCGAGCGGGCCGCCACCCGGTAGCGGTGGCAATAGGAGGCATGGCACAAGTAGGAACCGCCGCGCATGACGCGACGCTCTCCCTCGCGGGGGCCTGGAGGATCGACTGCGGGGGAGTGGGCGTAGTAGTCGGGAGCGAACCAGTCCGCGCACCACTCCCACACGTTTCCGGCGACCTCGTACAGACCGAGACCGTTGGGCGGATACGTGCGTACGGGCGCGGTCGCGAGCCAGCCGTCGGCCGTGGTGTTGGCGTGGGGGAACGGCCCCTGCCAGATGTTGCACAACCAGCGCCTCGCGGGGGTGAGTTCGTCACCCCAGGCGAAGCGGCGGCCTTCGAGGCCGCCGCGGGCCGCGTACTCCCATTCGGCTTCCGTGGGCAGGCGGCGGCCCGCCCACGCGCAATAGGCCATGGCGTCCTCCCAGGCCACGTGCACCACAGGATGCTCCGGCTCCGCCGCCGACAGCGGTCCATGAGGGTGGCGCCAGTCCGCTCCCCGGACATCAAGCCACCAGGGGGTGGCCGGATCGGCCCCGCGGACGTCGGTCCTGTCGGCGGCGACCGCGAGGTGGAACACAGCCGAGCTGCGCTCTCGCTCGGCGACGGTCACATACCCGGTGTCGCCGACGAAAGACTCGTACATCGCCACGGTCACCGTCGTGACATCGATGGCGAAGGGTGCGACGCGTACCGCGTGCACGGGCTGTTCGCCGTCCGCCGCATACCCCTCGTCGAAGGCGTCGCCCATCAGGAACCCACCGCCGGAAAGGCTCACTTGGTCGTGCACGGGTGGGTCGGCGGCCGGTGCGGGGCGCGGACCGTACGGGCGGGTCCGGGTGACTGGTGCGCAACATCCCATTGACGTCTCCATGGCGCGAGTATATGAATTCGCACATAGGTGAAGTCACACATAGGCGCCGCGTTCTCGGCTCCTGGCTCCGCCGCCCCGTCGTTCCTTCGTTCCGTTACCGGGAGTCCGCGCCTGTGAAGTTCGAATACGTCCTGCTCGGCCTGCTGGTCCGTCGCCCCTACAGCGGCTACGACCTGCGCAAGTGGCTGGAGACCGAAGGGCGGTTCCTGTGGGCGCGGGCGCACCACAGCCAGATCTACCGCAAGCTCGGGCAGATGGAGGCCGACGGCTGGGTGCGGCACGAGGTCGACGCCCGCGAGGGCCGCCCTGACGCCAAGGTGTACCGGCTCACGCCGCGCGGTCACGAGGTCCTCCTGGACTGGGTGCGCTCGCCCTACGAGCCGCCAAGCCGCTTCCAGGAGATCGACTTCCTCGCCCGGTTCAGCATCGCGGGCCCGCTCGAACGGGACGCGGCGATTCGGCTCGTCGGGACCGAACTCGACTACCGCCGCAAGCAGATCGCCGAGAACCGGGGCCGGGACCGCACCTTGCGCTACGAGGACCCGGCGCCCGGCCTCGACGCGGAGCTGGACCTGCAGATCCACAACGCGCTGCACGGGCTCGGTGCGGCGGCCATGGACCGCTGGGTCGCCTGGCTGGAACAGACCCGGCGCGACCTGACCGAAGGGAAGCCCGTTCGATGAGAGCCATCATGGTGATGTTCGACAGCCTCAACCGGCACATGCTGCCGCCCTACGGGGCCGACTGGACCCACGCGCCGAACTTCGCCCGCCTCGCCGAGCGGGCCGTCACCTTCGACAACGCGTACGCGGGTTCCATGCCGTGCATGCCGGCCCGCCGCGAGATCCACACCGGACGGCACAATTTCCTGCACCGCAGCTGGGGGCCGCTGGAGCCGTTCGACGACTCCATGCCCGAACTGCTCAAGCAGAACGGCGTCTACACCCACCTCGTCAGCGACCATCCGCACTACTGGGAGGACGGCGGCGCCACCTACCACGGCCGCTACAACACCTGGGAGTTCTTCCGCGGCCAGGAGGGCGACCCGTGGAAGGGACAGGTGGCCGACCCCGTCATACCCGAGGATCTGAAGAAGGTACGCTTCGGCGCCTACCGCCAGGACTGGGTGAACCGACCCCACATGGCGACGGAAGACCGGCATCCCCAGACGCTCACGTTCGATGCCGGCCTGGAGTTCGTGCGTACCTACGCCGACGCCGACCGGTGGTTCGTGCAGATCGAGACGTTCGACCCGCACGAGCCGTTCTTCAGCCACCAGCCGTACAAGGACCTCTACCCGCACGACTACCAAGGCCCGCACTTCGACTGGCCCGACTACAAGAAAGTCGTGGAGAGCGACGACCAGGTCGCGCACGGCCGGTTCGAGTACGCGGCGCTCCTGTCCATGTGCGACCACTCGCTGGGCCGCGTCCTGGACGCCATGGACGAACTGGAGTTGTGGGACGACACGCTGCTGGTCGTCTGCACCGACCACGGGCTCCTGCTCGGCGAGAAGGGCTGGTGGGGCAAGAGTGTCCAGCCGTGGTTCAACGAACTCGTCCATCTGCCGCTCTTCGCCTGGGACCCGCGCGCGGCCACTGCCGGAGCCCGGCGCGAGGCACTCGTGCAGACCGTCGATCTGGCCCCGACGTTCCTGGAGTTCT
This region includes:
- a CDS encoding sulfatase encodes the protein MRAIMVMFDSLNRHMLPPYGADWTHAPNFARLAERAVTFDNAYAGSMPCMPARREIHTGRHNFLHRSWGPLEPFDDSMPELLKQNGVYTHLVSDHPHYWEDGGATYHGRYNTWEFFRGQEGDPWKGQVADPVIPEDLKKVRFGAYRQDWVNRPHMATEDRHPQTLTFDAGLEFVRTYADADRWFVQIETFDPHEPFFSHQPYKDLYPHDYQGPHFDWPDYKKVVESDDQVAHGRFEYAALLSMCDHSLGRVLDAMDELELWDDTLLVVCTDHGLLLGEKGWWGKSVQPWFNELVHLPLFAWDPRAATAGARREALVQTVDLAPTFLEFFGVGRPRDMRGEPLPIAEDTPVREAGLFGIHGGHVNVTDGRYVYMRAPASPDSAPLFEHTLMPTHMRGRFTPAELVDLELAEPFDFTKNVRTVRVPGRTLINPYHHGTLLFDLESDPEQLSPLVDDAAELRMATLMVRLMRAEDAPPSQYERLGLPAEGPVTPKHLLVRSQRAQAERSAMPLPRAEDYPEGRLSLRTPLNALLSDPVAVEVVRRHLPGVVDSELLQMLGATPLIDVAAMAGALFPARDLRRVAEELSQL
- a CDS encoding formylglycine-generating enzyme family protein, coding for MHDQVSLSGGGFLMGDAFDEGYAADGEQPVHAVRVAPFAIDVTTVTVAMYESFVGDTGYVTVAERERSSAVFHLAVAADRTDVRGADPATPWWLDVRGADWRHPHGPLSAAEPEHPVVHVAWEDAMAYCAWAGRRLPTEAEWEYAARGGLEGRRFAWGDELTPARRWLCNIWQGPFPHANTTADGWLATAPVRTYPPNGLGLYEVAGNVWEWCADWFAPDYYAHSPAVDPPGPREGERRVMRGGSYLCHASYCHRYRVAARSANTPASSSGNCGFRTVSA
- a CDS encoding SDR family oxidoreductase → MRFDNHRVVITAAGRDFGRTLAIRLADLGAEVFLSARTLDAAERVRDEMRDRGHHQVHAFACDLTQAASIRDFAAGVARHTNRIDVLINNGSRYLDGPDLLTASDTDVVDTIASGATGTVLTVKNFLPLLLNSDKPDVVTMVSACGTAGHHRSDAHDAFYAAKSAQAGFAEILSKRLRPQGVRVISLYPPDFDNPDPLSDEWETTPREAKDALTAQSLVECVLFAVAQPRDCFIKAFHFEQV
- a CDS encoding acetylhydrolase, with product MTVSPFAAHRSLTRRRMLGAALAAGAAVPLTAIASPAWADPGMPAPAPERLTLPLPTGPHPVGTVPLHLVDRSRPDDIAGPGRYRELMATVWYPARDVEHYPVAPWMPARALQAFFDDAGYGALASVAPLTAGHVGAPVLRSGRRLPVVVFSHGAHSHQGDHTIMVQELASRGFAVVTVAHQYDTYTEFPDGKVAVPLRDPKAPTLPGDFAADLRFVLDCVEQLAAGHNPDADRRELPARLLGSLDPRRVGAFGWSKGGTATACAMLADDRIRAGLSLDGPMQMNPPLAGDLDRPFMMMSAEFTRATDPEVAAFWSHLRGWRLDIRARGAAHISYGDNEALFAQVAKRFGWSEQQLQDVIGTLDPGQAVKIQQAYPLAFFDEHLRHRRGHLLDGPSPAFPAVTFLP
- a CDS encoding PadR family transcriptional regulator → MKFEYVLLGLLVRRPYSGYDLRKWLETEGRFLWARAHHSQIYRKLGQMEADGWVRHEVDAREGRPDAKVYRLTPRGHEVLLDWVRSPYEPPSRFQEIDFLARFSIAGPLERDAAIRLVGTELDYRRKQIAENRGRDRTLRYEDPAPGLDAELDLQIHNALHGLGAAAMDRWVAWLEQTRRDLTEGKPVR